A DNA window from Mesoplasma coleopterae contains the following coding sequences:
- the tig gene encoding trigger factor: MKFTELKIIEQGQGKWIVTIDGTEWTETLKKAKNRVLANLEVPGFRKGKIPAAQAEKYVTPSKVYNEAYRMMVSPAFDFARAQDVKIEPMNSPEPIPAKVSEKELVIEFLFDLKPEVKLGDYKNIKSVKKETVEVTNEEIEAVIDQYCEQFVMEKPKAADAKIAKGDIVTFDFKGFIDGEAFKGGEAKGHKLVIGSNQFIPGFEDSMIGLGLGEAKIDVTFPEGYTPELANKPATFELNITEIKARELPKKDDELVKDLNLPNVETFAQFEAKVKEDISKQKSQNAKNQFVNEIIAEVIKNSTIELPKSAIENQAADLRKEFEAQLKQQGLDIKKYKKVTGLNDEAIKAELLADAKNKLETYLVTTEIRSKEKFEVTEEAINAKFENLATQFGIPADQIKTMVNPEMLKSEIINDLLVDFLYSNNG; encoded by the coding sequence ATGAAATTCACAGAATTAAAAATTATTGAACAAGGTCAAGGTAAATGAATTGTTACTATTGATGGAACAGAATGAACTGAAACTTTAAAAAAAGCAAAAAATAGAGTTCTTGCTAACTTAGAAGTTCCAGGATTCAGAAAAGGAAAAATTCCAGCAGCTCAAGCTGAAAAATATGTAACTCCTTCAAAAGTTTACAATGAAGCATACAGAATGATGGTTTCTCCAGCATTTGATTTTGCAAGAGCTCAAGATGTTAAAATTGAACCAATGAACTCACCAGAACCAATTCCAGCAAAAGTAAGCGAAAAAGAATTAGTTATTGAATTCTTATTTGACTTAAAACCTGAAGTTAAATTGGGTGATTACAAAAACATAAAATCAGTTAAAAAAGAAACTGTTGAAGTTACTAATGAAGAAATTGAAGCAGTTATTGATCAATACTGTGAACAATTTGTTATGGAGAAACCAAAAGCAGCTGATGCTAAAATTGCAAAAGGTGACATCGTTACTTTTGACTTTAAAGGATTCATTGATGGTGAAGCTTTCAAAGGCGGAGAAGCTAAAGGCCACAAATTAGTAATTGGTTCAAACCAATTTATTCCAGGATTTGAAGATTCAATGATTGGTTTAGGATTAGGAGAAGCTAAAATTGATGTAACTTTCCCTGAAGGATACACTCCTGAATTAGCAAATAAACCAGCAACTTTTGAATTAAACATTACTGAAATTAAAGCAAGAGAATTACCTAAAAAAGATGATGAACTTGTAAAAGATTTAAACTTACCTAATGTTGAAACTTTTGCTCAATTTGAAGCAAAAGTAAAAGAAGACATTTCAAAACAAAAATCACAAAATGCTAAAAACCAATTTGTTAATGAAATTATTGCTGAAGTTATTAAAAACTCAACAATTGAATTACCAAAATCAGCTATTGAAAATCAAGCAGCTGATTTAAGAAAAGAATTTGAAGCTCAATTAAAACAACAAGGTTTAGATATCAAAAAATACAAAAAAGTAACTGGTTTAAATGATGAAGCTATTAAAGCTGAGCTATTAGCTGATGCTAAAAATAAATTAGAAACTTACTTAGTAACAACTGAAATTAGAAGCAAAGAAAAATTTGAAGTTACTGAAGAAGCTATTAATGCAAAATTTGAAAATTTAGCTACACAATTTGGAATTCCTGCTGATCAAATCAAAACTATGGTAAATCCAGAAATGTTAAAATCAGAAATAATTAATGATTTATTGGTTGACTTCTTATACTCAAATAACGGATAA
- a CDS encoding MMB_0454 family protein, which produces MYISIERNNRGALEIEVNALNKLIQNTILMRSNSDLNNVDNIEVLTDLYHDNLLYVLIKIDLKNKAQMLEENQINKIVEEIIVKTLSIKPKNIAIAYKR; this is translated from the coding sequence ATGTATATTTCAATAGAGAGAAATAATCGTGGAGCATTAGAAATTGAAGTTAATGCTTTAAATAAGTTAATTCAGAATACAATTTTAATGCGTTCAAACTCAGATTTAAACAATGTAGATAATATTGAAGTATTAACAGACTTATATCATGATAATTTACTTTATGTTTTAATTAAAATTGATTTAAAAAACAAAGCTCAAATGTTAGAAGAAAATCAAATTAATAAAATAGTAGAGGAAATAATTGTAAAAACTTTAAGCATTAAGCCAAAAAATATTGCTATTGCTTACAAAAGATAG
- the efp gene encoding elongation factor P: MSVNDLRPGTTFIYEGNLFVVIEQSFSKTGRQQGKVSVKAKNLRTGSRVEITFTGGEKVEKAMIERKDMQYLYNDGTDAYLMDTDTYEQIQIPMTRLEWESKFLTDGLMIKMTEFDGEVLGISLPDKVELEVTEAEAAVKGDTTSGALKKAVVETGLDIMVPLFVNVGTRVIISTVDGKYSGRAQ, from the coding sequence ATGTCAGTAAATGATTTACGTCCTGGAACAACATTTATATACGAAGGTAATTTATTTGTTGTTATTGAACAGTCTTTCTCAAAAACAGGAAGACAACAAGGAAAAGTTAGTGTAAAAGCTAAAAACTTGAGAACTGGATCAAGAGTTGAAATAACTTTCACTGGTGGAGAAAAAGTTGAAAAAGCGATGATTGAAAGAAAAGATATGCAATACCTATACAATGATGGTACTGATGCATACTTAATGGATACAGATACTTATGAACAAATTCAAATTCCAATGACTAGATTAGAATGAGAAAGTAAATTCTTAACAGATGGATTAATGATTAAAATGACTGAATTTGACGGAGAAGTTTTAGGAATTTCTTTACCAGATAAAGTTGAATTAGAAGTAACAGAAGCTGAAGCAGCAGTTAAAGGTGATACAACAAGTGGAGCATTGAAAAAAGCTGTTGTTGAAACTGGATTAGATATCATGGTTCCATTATTTGTTAATGTAGGAACAAGAGTTATTATTTCTACAGTAGATGGTAAATATAGCGGTAGAGCTCAATAA
- the fmt gene encoding methionyl-tRNA formyltransferase, with protein MEKIKVIFCGTPQIGADILTALTEMENVEIVLVISQPDRPVGRKKELKPTPVKEVALLNNLKIIQPVKISEAYDEIAKIESDFIVTCAYGQFVPTKILDLPRIDSINIHGSLLPKYRGGAPIQYAIKNGDSETGISIMKMVKKMDAGDYYIQESIKIEDCDDTGTMFEKLAKLGQKMIKENLVKIYNNELRPIAQNEDQVTFSKNISTEEERINWDDSTVNVWNHIRSLSPWPIAHTFKGEERYKIQKVKILNNNVEQKPGTIVDINENGINVQTNNGQVQIQLIQKPGKKMMEASAYKLTNLSDLKVGDYFE; from the coding sequence ATGGAAAAAATTAAAGTTATATTTTGTGGCACTCCACAAATTGGTGCTGACATTTTAACTGCTCTAACTGAAATGGAAAACGTGGAAATAGTTTTAGTTATTTCTCAACCAGATAGACCAGTAGGTAGAAAAAAAGAATTAAAACCAACTCCTGTAAAAGAAGTTGCTTTATTAAATAATTTGAAAATAATTCAACCTGTTAAAATTTCTGAAGCTTATGATGAAATTGCAAAAATAGAAAGTGACTTTATTGTTACTTGTGCATATGGTCAATTTGTTCCTACAAAAATCTTGGATTTACCAAGAATTGATTCAATAAATATTCATGGTAGTCTATTACCTAAATATCGTGGTGGAGCACCAATTCAGTATGCTATTAAAAATGGAGATTCTGAAACAGGAATTTCAATTATGAAAATGGTTAAAAAAATGGATGCTGGTGATTATTACATTCAAGAATCTATAAAAATTGAAGATTGTGATGATACTGGAACTATGTTTGAAAAATTAGCAAAGTTAGGTCAAAAAATGATCAAAGAAAATTTAGTTAAAATTTATAATAATGAATTAAGACCAATCGCACAAAATGAAGATCAAGTAACTTTCTCAAAAAATATTTCAACTGAAGAAGAAAGAATTAATTGAGATGATTCAACAGTTAATGTTTGAAATCATATTAGAAGTTTATCTCCTTGACCAATTGCTCATACATTTAAAGGTGAAGAAAGATACAAAATTCAAAAAGTAAAAATACTTAATAATAACGTCGAACAAAAACCTGGAACAATTGTTGACATTAATGAGAATGGAATTAATGTTCAAACAAACAATGGGCAAGTTCAAATTCAACTAATTCAAAAACCAGGTAAAAAAATGATGGAAGCTAGTGCATATAAACTAACTAATTTATCAGATTTAAAAGTAGGCGATTACTTTGAATAA
- a CDS encoding DUF2779 domain-containing protein: MFKLNAKVNKETFKLAMKECVKKAWVWDNKENFTSAVKWKKDRILEIDADANFEDENEFSESAESIDIFSAYLNIDSLDENEKEEFLKRWNSAWDSETGFDPELFAGETIEDGNAFGDKVREYFDMKNIIANDKRTVKKITVNLDEMKFFEAEQKTKELLKEDNCEYIYEAAFSYDNEKIRTRCDVLKIKENKHVEIIEAKATTKVKAEHFFDLMYQVFVLEKCGFIVDDICIAKINSDYVMNSDLIITAKTFGDQAKEFINQLGKIKYEEIEEFVKSDFEVEYDTTPIEVELDKLIALDYLTYGSNAKRPTLKDELKMFREKFDLDQIFVTLSNYLNIKSENGKIPEFMHNKKCTLNYNKDRAGNWDHGFNHDEYDNCYHVMNWFDKNEPGFWNIGKFKRALKSHVIRNSKSPYFKDYESLFEPSIVLNNKGESFFEKNRIAKRMFEVYDLKKQYPADESKWRIIDFDNIEWIDNLLNIYKDFPIYMYDFETSKWAIPRFNLVNTYYQTPFQYSIDVIVDENYDYNKPETMHHYSFLSNEQDTDPRIKFIENFIKDSFKHGPGVYVAYNKSFEQGVLRKLAMMFPKYAKPLAYIIQNTVDLMDFFTSDTKGTGRPAFLIYHPNFKGSYSIKKTQPSLDPSFSYNDLVINKGDKASETFRKFVDGRIPKAAWNLKVKEGMLKYCDRDTLAMVVILKKVKELVEAYNGKN, encoded by the coding sequence ATGTTTAAATTGAATGCAAAAGTTAATAAAGAAACATTTAAGCTTGCAATGAAAGAGTGCGTTAAAAAAGCTTGAGTTTGAGATAATAAAGAAAATTTTACCAGTGCTGTAAAATGAAAGAAGGATAGGATCCTTGAAATTGATGCAGATGCTAATTTTGAAGATGAAAATGAATTTTCTGAATCAGCAGAATCAATTGATATTTTTTCTGCATACCTAAACATTGACTCCTTAGACGAAAATGAAAAAGAGGAATTTCTTAAAAGATGAAATTCAGCATGAGATTCTGAAACTGGCTTTGATCCTGAACTATTTGCAGGTGAAACAATTGAAGATGGTAATGCGTTTGGGGATAAAGTTAGAGAATACTTTGACATGAAAAATATCATTGCAAATGATAAAAGAACTGTTAAAAAAATAACAGTAAACTTAGACGAAATGAAATTCTTTGAAGCAGAACAAAAAACAAAAGAATTACTTAAAGAAGATAATTGTGAATATATTTATGAAGCAGCATTCAGTTATGATAATGAAAAAATTAGAACAAGATGTGACGTTTTAAAAATTAAAGAAAACAAACACGTTGAAATCATTGAAGCTAAGGCTACAACAAAAGTTAAAGCTGAACATTTCTTTGACTTAATGTATCAAGTGTTTGTTTTAGAAAAATGTGGATTTATTGTTGATGATATTTGTATTGCAAAAATTAATTCAGATTATGTAATGAACTCAGATTTAATAATAACTGCTAAAACTTTTGGTGATCAAGCAAAAGAATTTATAAACCAACTTGGAAAAATTAAATATGAAGAAATTGAAGAATTTGTTAAAAGTGATTTTGAAGTTGAATATGATACAACTCCAATTGAAGTTGAATTAGATAAATTAATAGCGCTTGATTATTTAACATATGGGTCTAACGCAAAAAGACCTACTTTAAAAGATGAATTGAAAATGTTCAGAGAAAAGTTTGATTTAGATCAAATATTTGTAACTTTATCAAACTACTTAAATATTAAATCTGAAAATGGTAAAATCCCAGAGTTTATGCATAATAAAAAATGTACTTTAAATTACAATAAAGACCGTGCTGGAAATTGAGATCATGGATTTAACCATGATGAATATGATAACTGTTATCATGTAATGAATTGGTTTGATAAAAATGAACCTGGGTTTTGAAACATTGGAAAATTTAAACGCGCTTTAAAATCACATGTTATAAGAAATTCAAAATCACCTTACTTCAAGGATTATGAAAGTTTGTTTGAACCAAGTATTGTACTGAATAATAAAGGTGAATCATTTTTTGAAAAAAATAGAATTGCAAAAAGAATGTTTGAAGTTTATGATTTGAAAAAACAATACCCAGCTGATGAATCAAAATGAAGAATTATAGATTTTGATAATATTGAATGAATAGATAATTTATTAAATATTTATAAAGATTTTCCTATTTATATGTATGACTTTGAAACATCTAAATGAGCAATCCCAAGATTTAATTTAGTTAATACTTACTATCAAACTCCATTTCAATATTCAATTGATGTAATAGTTGATGAAAATTATGACTACAATAAACCTGAAACAATGCATCACTATAGTTTTTTAAGTAATGAACAAGATACAGATCCAAGAATTAAGTTTATTGAAAACTTTATTAAAGATTCATTTAAACATGGTCCTGGTGTTTATGTTGCTTATAACAAAAGTTTTGAACAAGGTGTTTTAAGAAAATTAGCAATGATGTTTCCTAAATATGCTAAACCATTAGCTTATATTATTCAAAACACAGTTGATTTAATGGATTTCTTCACAAGTGACACAAAAGGAACTGGTAGACCAGCATTCTTAATTTATCACCCAAATTTTAAAGGTAGTTATTCAATTAAAAAAACACAACCAAGTTTAGATCCTAGTTTTTCATACAATGATTTAGTAATCAATAAAGGCGATAAAGCTAGTGAAACATTTAGAAAGTTTGTTGATGGTAGAATACCAAAAGCAGCTTGAAATCTGAAAGTAAAAGAAGGAATGCTTAAATATTGTGATAGAGATACTTTAGCAATGGTAGTTATTCTTAAAAAAGTTAAAGAATTAGTGGAGGCTTACAATGGAAAAAATTAA
- the mnmA gene encoding tRNA 2-thiouridine(34) synthase MnmA gives MKKKVIVGLSGGVDSSVAAYLLIQQGYEVEGLFMRNWDSSANNDILGNQEIDNDVCPQEQDYLDALEVANKLGIKLHRIDFVQEYWEYVFEYFIKEYKKGRTPNPDILCNKYIKFDKFLNHAINELKADYIAMGHYAGVRFNEETKQYEMTRAVDTNKDQTYFLCQLTQAQLSKTLFPLQSLEKPEIRKIAAEQGLITADKKDSTGICFIGEREFTKFLQNYISNQPGDIVDIKTNAVVGKHIGAMYYTIGQRKGLNLGGMKEPYYVAAKDIEKKIIYVCPASDESYLLSNNATVNEINWSLDISKYLDNINEFECTAKFRYRQPDVKVKLTKIKDTQYKVSYDAVVKAVTPGQEAVFYLNDICLGGGIIDIVE, from the coding sequence ATGAAAAAGAAAGTTATTGTAGGTTTAAGCGGTGGAGTTGATTCATCAGTAGCAGCTTATTTACTAATTCAACAGGGTTATGAAGTTGAAGGATTATTTATGCGTAACTGAGATTCCTCAGCAAACAATGATATTTTAGGTAATCAAGAAATTGATAATGATGTGTGTCCTCAAGAACAAGATTATTTAGATGCTTTAGAAGTAGCAAATAAATTAGGAATTAAATTACATAGAATTGATTTTGTTCAAGAATATTGAGAATATGTTTTTGAATACTTTATTAAAGAATATAAAAAAGGAAGAACTCCTAACCCAGATATCTTATGCAACAAATATATTAAATTTGATAAATTTTTAAATCATGCAATTAATGAATTAAAAGCAGATTATATTGCTATGGGTCATTATGCTGGAGTTAGATTTAATGAAGAAACAAAACAATATGAAATGACTCGTGCAGTTGATACAAACAAAGATCAAACATATTTCTTATGTCAATTAACTCAAGCTCAGTTATCAAAAACTTTATTTCCGTTACAAAGTTTGGAAAAACCTGAAATTAGAAAAATTGCAGCTGAACAAGGGTTAATTACAGCTGACAAAAAAGATTCAACAGGAATTTGTTTTATTGGTGAAAGAGAATTTACTAAATTCTTACAAAACTATATTTCAAATCAACCTGGTGATATTGTTGATATTAAAACTAATGCAGTTGTTGGAAAACACATTGGAGCTATGTATTACACAATAGGGCAAAGAAAAGGTCTTAATTTGGGTGGAATGAAAGAACCCTACTATGTTGCTGCAAAAGATATTGAGAAAAAAATAATTTATGTTTGTCCAGCAAGTGATGAAAGTTATTTATTATCAAATAATGCAACTGTAAATGAAATTAATTGATCATTAGATATATCAAAATATTTAGATAATATTAATGAATTTGAATGTACAGCAAAATTTAGATATAGACAACCTGATGTAAAAGTTAAACTAACTAAAATTAAAGATACGCAATATAAAGTATCTTATGATGCAGTAGTTAAAGCAGTAACTCCAGGTCAAGAAGCAGTATTCTACTTAAACGATATTTGTTTAGGTGGAGGAATTATTGACATAGTAGAATAA
- a CDS encoding NCS2 family permease, producing MNNKSLKQTQVENESELFLNETPEQTAQRNKEAFVFSNNKAIRSIEKYFKFDTLGAIMKKEIIGGVTTFLALVYILTVNPTLVSNMISITTPKEIVEQGTLNPSLLEPFKMNEFGIFFATAIVSGICCILMGLFANIPVAMSTSMGMNALVTYNIGGAGLGFEGAMIVTMLSSVVFVTVSLTPLRSFIIKAIPKGIVLAIGIGIGLFIAYVGIANMGWLANDGGIPVAKLGILKENYIPIILGSVTLMIILFLSFRNIPGAVAIALLVMSVIAVIIATSTNITDSKDLLYKANLSNWEGWKYDFDGFAWNWKSTFKAFGNTKIWTSPVTYISIFVVMLINFFDATGTMAAFTNQLDKKTNQHKEISQRALVIDSVGTMMASVTGTTPLGVFAESGAGIEQGAKTGLAAIVNGILFLLAIALFPIFKLIPQPITSAACVYIGIMMIKEAAHVEWEKPEFLVPTFLSILFMIATYEIANGVAMAFIGYSFMMMITGKAKKVHPAVYCLSVLFIIYFIAFAFIQI from the coding sequence ATGAATAATAAAAGTCTGAAACAGACTCAAGTTGAAAATGAGTCTGAATTATTTTTAAACGAAACACCTGAGCAAACAGCTCAGAGAAACAAGGAAGCTTTTGTCTTCAGCAACAATAAAGCTATCCGTTCAATTGAAAAGTACTTTAAGTTTGATACTTTAGGTGCGATTATGAAAAAAGAAATCATTGGTGGAGTTACAACTTTTTTAGCATTAGTTTATATCTTAACTGTTAACCCAACTTTAGTATCAAATATGATATCAATAACAACACCTAAAGAAATAGTTGAGCAAGGAACATTAAATCCAAGTTTATTAGAACCTTTTAAAATGAATGAATTTGGAATTTTCTTCGCAACTGCGATAGTTTCCGGAATTTGTTGTATATTAATGGGTTTATTTGCTAATATACCAGTAGCTATGTCTACTTCAATGGGAATGAACGCATTGGTTACGTATAATATTGGTGGAGCTGGATTAGGTTTTGAGGGAGCAATGATTGTTACAATGCTTTCATCAGTAGTGTTTGTTACAGTTTCATTGACACCTTTAAGATCATTTATTATTAAAGCTATACCAAAAGGAATTGTTTTAGCAATTGGAATTGGAATTGGATTATTTATAGCTTATGTTGGAATTGCAAATATGGGATGACTTGCTAATGATGGTGGAATTCCAGTTGCTAAATTAGGTATATTAAAAGAAAATTACATTCCAATTATTTTAGGTTCTGTAACATTAATGATTATTTTGTTTTTATCATTTAGAAATATTCCAGGTGCTGTTGCAATAGCATTATTGGTAATGTCAGTTATAGCTGTTATAATTGCAACTTCAACAAATATAACAGATAGCAAAGATTTATTATATAAAGCAAACTTATCGAATTGAGAAGGTTGAAAGTATGATTTTGATGGTTTTGCATGAAATTGAAAATCAACATTTAAAGCATTTGGAAATACTAAAATTTGAACATCACCTGTAACTTATATTTCAATATTTGTTGTTATGTTAATTAACTTCTTTGATGCTACAGGAACTATGGCAGCATTTACAAATCAATTAGATAAAAAAACAAATCAACATAAAGAAATTAGTCAAAGAGCTTTAGTTATTGACTCAGTTGGTACAATGATGGCTTCAGTAACAGGGACAACACCTTTAGGGGTTTTTGCAGAATCTGGAGCAGGAATTGAACAAGGTGCAAAAACAGGATTGGCAGCAATTGTTAATGGTATATTATTCTTATTAGCTATTGCATTATTTCCAATCTTTAAATTAATTCCTCAACCTATTACAAGTGCAGCTTGTGTATACATTGGAATTATGATGATAAAAGAAGCAGCTCATGTTGAATGAGAAAAACCAGAATTCTTAGTTCCAACTTTCTTATCAATTTTATTTATGATTGCAACTTATGAAATTGCTAATGGTGTAGCAATGGCATTTATAGGATATTCATTCATGATGATGATAACTGGTAAAGCCAAAAAAGTTCACCCTGCGGTTTATTGTTTATCTGTATTATTTATTATTTACTTTATTGCTTTTGCATTCATACAAATATAA
- the dnaJ gene encoding molecular chaperone DnaJ — MAKRDYYEVLGVSKTSTEQEIKSAYRKLAKKYHPDVNKESGAEEKFKEVNEAASILLDADKRAKYDQFGHAAFDGSSGFGGSGFGGFEDFFSNMGGGMDFGDIFSDLFGGGRSSRSSRRGPSKGQDIGLEVTLTYRELVFGVNKRTILNLIKNCVKCNGVGAENPNDVHTCTKCNGAGQIIVNKQMGPFQVQNQITCDKCNGIGKEFKNKCKNCHGKGVETKREEIEIPLPKGLWPGQQFVMRGQGHASLEGGMPGDLFITIGIVKSDVFELVQNSNDLIMNYNISYLDAILGNEVIIKTLDGPVKLKIPKGVHSGQLIKVHDKGLFKNQTSDKRGDLLIRINISVPTSVSKEEKKILKNLEELSSFEPKNNIE, encoded by the coding sequence ATGGCAAAAAGAGATTATTATGAAGTTTTAGGTGTTTCTAAAACTTCAACAGAACAAGAAATTAAAAGTGCTTATAGAAAACTTGCTAAAAAGTACCACCCTGATGTGAATAAAGAAAGCGGTGCTGAAGAAAAGTTTAAAGAAGTAAATGAAGCTGCAAGCATTTTACTTGATGCTGACAAAAGAGCTAAATATGATCAATTTGGTCATGCTGCTTTTGATGGTAGTTCAGGATTTGGCGGTTCTGGTTTTGGAGGATTTGAGGATTTCTTCTCAAACATGGGTGGAGGAATGGACTTTGGTGACATTTTCTCAGACCTATTTGGTGGAGGAAGAAGTAGTCGTTCATCTAGAAGAGGACCAAGCAAAGGCCAAGATATCGGTTTAGAAGTAACTTTAACTTATAGAGAATTAGTTTTTGGAGTTAACAAAAGAACAATTTTAAATTTAATTAAGAATTGTGTTAAATGTAATGGTGTTGGAGCAGAAAATCCAAATGATGTTCACACTTGTACAAAATGTAATGGAGCAGGACAAATAATTGTTAATAAACAAATGGGTCCTTTCCAAGTTCAAAACCAAATTACTTGTGATAAATGTAATGGAATCGGAAAAGAATTCAAAAACAAATGTAAAAATTGTCATGGTAAAGGTGTTGAAACAAAAAGAGAAGAAATTGAAATACCATTACCAAAAGGATTATGACCTGGTCAACAGTTTGTTATGCGTGGACAAGGACATGCTTCACTAGAAGGTGGAATGCCTGGAGATCTTTTTATAACTATTGGTATAGTTAAAAGTGATGTATTTGAATTAGTACAAAATTCTAATGATTTAATTATGAATTATAATATTTCATATCTTGATGCAATTTTGGGAAATGAAGTTATTATTAAAACTTTAGATGGACCTGTTAAATTAAAAATACCAAAAGGTGTTCATTCAGGACAATTAATAAAAGTTCATGACAAGGGTCTATTTAAAAATCAAACATCTGATAAACGTGGAGATTTATTAATTAGAATTAATATATCAGTTCCAACTTCAGTTTCAAAAGAAGAGAAAAAAATACTTAAAAATTTAGAAGAACTTTCATCATTTGAACCAAAAAACAATATTGAATAA
- the dnaK gene encoding molecular chaperone DnaK, with protein sequence MAKERIIGIDLGTTNSVVSIMEGGQPIILENPEGQRTTPSVVAFKNEDIIVGGAAKRQAVTNPNVVISVKSKMGTNEKIDVNGKQYTPEQISAEILRYMKKYAEEKVGEKITKAVITVPAYFNDSQRKATKDAGKIAGLEVERIINEPTAAALAYGLEKKDKEEKVLVYDLGGGTFDVSILELADGTFEVLSTSGDNKLGGDNFDTQIINWLIEKIKTESGVDLKNDKMALQRLKDEAEKAKINLSSQLEVEINLPFIAMNENGPVSFSTQFSRTEFDKITKELVERTSKPVKDALQAAKLSASDIDEVLLVGGSTRIPAVQKIVKELLGKEPNRSINPDEVVAMGAAIQGGVLAGDVTDVLLLDVTPLSLGIETMGGVMTKLIDRNTTIPTEKSQIFSTAVDNQPAVDINVLQGERPMAADNKSLGQFQLTGIKPAPKGTPQIEVTFKIDVNGIVSVIAKDKDTNEEKSITISNSGALSDADIEKMIKEAEANAEADELKRKNIELKHKAESYVAIIESSLTQEGIEVPQEQKEQAEKMITEVKELIEKEDYETLETKVNELEQMIQMASQFAQAQGVQPEEEKSDSEENK encoded by the coding sequence ATGGCAAAAGAAAGAATTATAGGAATAGATTTAGGTACAACTAACTCAGTTGTTTCAATCATGGAGGGTGGACAACCAATCATTTTAGAAAATCCAGAAGGACAAAGAACAACACCGTCAGTTGTAGCATTTAAAAATGAAGACATTATTGTTGGTGGAGCTGCAAAACGTCAAGCAGTTACAAATCCAAACGTTGTTATCTCAGTTAAATCAAAAATGGGAACAAATGAAAAAATTGATGTAAATGGTAAACAATATACACCAGAACAAATTTCAGCTGAAATTTTAAGATACATGAAAAAATATGCTGAAGAAAAAGTTGGAGAAAAAATTACTAAAGCAGTTATTACAGTTCCTGCTTACTTCAATGATTCACAACGTAAAGCAACTAAAGACGCAGGTAAAATTGCAGGTTTAGAAGTTGAAAGAATTATTAATGAACCAACAGCTGCTGCGTTAGCTTATGGTTTAGAGAAAAAAGATAAAGAAGAAAAAGTTTTAGTTTATGATCTAGGGGGAGGAACATTTGACGTTTCTATCTTAGAATTAGCTGATGGAACATTCGAGGTTTTATCAACAAGTGGAGATAACAAACTTGGTGGAGATAACTTTGATACTCAAATCATTAACTGATTAATTGAAAAAATTAAAACTGAAAGTGGTGTTGATTTAAAAAATGATAAAATGGCATTACAAAGATTAAAAGACGAAGCTGAAAAAGCAAAAATCAATTTATCAAGTCAATTAGAAGTAGAAATTAACTTACCATTTATTGCAATGAACGAAAATGGACCTGTTTCATTCTCAACTCAATTCTCAAGAACAGAATTTGACAAAATTACAAAAGAATTAGTTGAAAGAACTTCAAAACCTGTTAAAGATGCATTACAAGCAGCTAAATTAAGCGCAAGTGACATTGATGAAGTTTTATTAGTTGGTGGATCAACAAGAATTCCAGCAGTTCAAAAAATTGTTAAAGAATTATTAGGTAAAGAGCCTAACCGTTCAATTAACCCAGATGAAGTTGTAGCTATGGGTGCTGCTATTCAAGGTGGAGTATTAGCTGGAGATGTTACTGATGTATTATTACTAGACGTTACACCATTATCTTTAGGAATCGAAACTATGGGTGGAGTTATGACTAAATTAATTGATAGAAATACAACTATCCCTACAGAAAAATCTCAAATATTCTCAACAGCAGTTGATAACCAACCAGCAGTTGATATTAATGTATTGCAAGGTGAAAGACCAATGGCAGCTGACAATAAATCATTAGGTCAATTCCAATTGACTGGAATTAAACCAGCTCCAAAAGGTACTCCACAAATTGAAGTTACATTTAAAATTGATGTAAATGGAATTGTAAGTGTTATTGCTAAAGATAAAGATACTAATGAAGAAAAATCTATTACAATTAGTAATTCTGGAGCATTAAGTGATGCTGATATTGAAAAAATGATTAAAGAAGCTGAAGCAAATGCAGAAGCTGATGAACTAAAAAGAAAAAATATTGAATTAAAACATAAAGCTGAAAGTTATGTTGCAATTATTGAATCAAGCTTAACTCAAGAAGGAATAGAAGTTCCACAAGAACAAAAAGAACAAGCTGAAAAAATGATAACTGAAGTTAAAGAATTAATTGAAAAAGAAGATTATGAAACTTTAGAAACTAAAGTTAATGAATTAGAACAAATGATTCAAATGGCAAGTCAATTTGCTCAAGCACAAGGTGTTCAACCTGAAGAAGAAAAATCAGATTCAGAAGAAAACAAATAA